The Armatimonadota bacterium genome includes a region encoding these proteins:
- a CDS encoding glycosyltransferase family 4 protein, whose product MRSGRLVKVCLYLEHSQDSSWSGGIRQAYENQVRALLAEGISVTSDPSEPFDILDLHTIGPRSFYLAEKYSGHRPLVIHGHTTAEDFANSFVMSDALAPMLGRLLTHYYNKADLLIAPSQYTEQVLRRHEVDRPIEVVSNGVDLRRFESLRRARSLGRGRYRLRGTVPFSVGLVLLRKGVDLFCDTARLLPDLTFAWFGRIHKAVKPETLRIVETAPQNVRFTGYVEKVEETHASGDIFFFPSAVENEGIAILEAAACGRPLVLRDAECFAGRFRNGVNCLMAKDPDGFASHLRRLADDVALRVHLGEEARRFAAAHSLEQVGRRLREIYARLS is encoded by the coding sequence GTGCGGTCGGGGAGACTCGTGAAGGTCTGCCTGTACCTCGAGCACAGCCAGGACTCCTCCTGGAGCGGCGGCATCCGCCAGGCCTACGAGAACCAGGTGCGGGCGCTCCTGGCAGAGGGCATCTCGGTCACGAGCGACCCTTCCGAGCCGTTTGACATCTTGGACCTGCATACAATCGGACCGCGATCGTTCTACCTGGCAGAGAAGTACAGCGGCCACCGACCGCTGGTCATCCACGGCCACACGACGGCCGAGGACTTCGCTAACTCCTTTGTCATGAGCGACGCGCTGGCCCCGATGTTGGGACGCCTGCTCACCCATTACTACAACAAGGCCGACCTCCTCATCGCACCATCGCAGTACACCGAGCAGGTACTGCGACGGCACGAGGTGGACCGTCCGATCGAGGTGGTCAGCAATGGCGTGGACCTGCGCCGCTTCGAGTCGTTGCGCCGGGCCCGGTCGCTGGGGCGGGGCCGGTACCGACTGCGGGGCACCGTGCCGTTCTCGGTGGGACTCGTGCTGCTGCGCAAGGGGGTGGATCTGTTCTGCGATACCGCGCGCCTTCTTCCTGACCTCACGTTCGCGTGGTTCGGCCGCATACACAAAGCGGTGAAACCCGAGACGCTGCGCATAGTTGAAACGGCACCGCAGAACGTGCGCTTCACCGGCTACGTGGAGAAGGTGGAGGAGACCCACGCATCCGGTGACATCTTCTTCTTCCCCAGCGCCGTGGAAAACGAAGGGATCGCGATCCTGGAGGCCGCGGCGTGCGGCCGCCCGCTGGTGCTGCGCGATGCTGAGTGCTTCGCCGGCCGCTTCAGGAACGGCGTCAACTGCCTGATGGCCAAAGACCCGGACGGGTTTGCTTCCCACCTGCGGCGCCTTGCCGACGATGTCGCCCTGCGGGTGCATCTGGGCGAGGAGGCACGGCGGTTCGCCGCGGCGCACTCGCTCGAGCAGGTAGGGCGGAGATTGCGCGAGATCTACGCCCGGCTGTCGTAG
- a CDS encoding isoleucine--tRNA ligase, with product MVAMPRFAAVSSKTDFPALEREVQDWWDEQGILTRYLRRNEDSPRRFSFLDGPITANNPMGIHHAWGRTYKDLFQRYKTMGGFRQRYQNGFDGQGLWVEVEVERELGFRSKRDIEVYGIAPFVEQCKARVHRFADLITQQSLRLGYWMDWDHSYHTLSDDNNYTIWHFLKKCWERGMIHKGHDVMPWCPRCSTGISEHEIVTEGYRELTHPGMTVRLPLVDEPGRSLLVWTTTPWTLTSNVAAAVHPDLTYARVRQGDEEYYVCEGALGTLAGPYETVETLPGAALVGRRYRGPFDDLPAQAGVEHRVIAWREVSAEEGTGIVHIAPGCGAEDFALGKENGLPVLAPLDEFGVFEGPYGWLEGQSVYEVTEPIEAHLRAGGLLYRVEPYTHRYPVCWRCGSELVFRLVDEWFIAMDPVREAMMDVTRQIRWIPSFGLDREIDWLRNMHDWMISKKRYYGLVLPIYECGDCGKFEVIGSREELRARAVEGWESFEGRSPHRPWVDAVRIACASCGATVSRITDVGNPWLDAGIVSFSTLTDPDTGGVSYVGGQRYWRDWFPAHFITEAFPGQYRNWFYSLLVMSTVLENRPPFEVCLGHAMVRGEDGREMHKSWGNAIAFEEAADQIGADVARWVFAAQNPAANVNFGYGPAGEVRRRFVLPWWNVYAFFVTYASLETLDFTAMLESPPPPGLLDRWILSRTTRLVATLRERLDDFDTASACRAAEAFVEELSTWYVRRSRRRFWKSEDDADKRAAYHTLYVVLRTLAQVLAPFVPFITEAMHQNLVRTVEAGAPESVHLCDYPEPDPALLDADLEAAMAVVRDLVSLGRATRGAAKIRVRQPLSAVLIASRDRNLIERPELIELLADELNVKAVRFVEDASAYVRHEVKPRFDRLGPKHGGRVQAVAAALRALPPEAAAAALASGAGLTLQVEGEPLVVEPDEVEVRLHTAPGYAAEAAGGQVVILETAFGPDLAREGQARELVHHIQQLRKEEGLEVSDRIVLYLEGGPELEDLLAAHGQYVRAETLAQEVVQAAPATVPAREVRLDGLRVRMAVARFT from the coding sequence ATGGTTGCGATGCCACGCTTCGCCGCTGTGTCTTCAAAGACGGACTTCCCCGCGCTCGAGCGAGAGGTCCAAGATTGGTGGGACGAGCAGGGGATCCTGACGCGTTACCTGCGTCGCAACGAGGACTCGCCGCGCCGATTCTCTTTCCTGGACGGCCCGATCACCGCCAACAACCCGATGGGCATACACCACGCCTGGGGCAGGACCTACAAGGACCTGTTCCAGCGCTACAAGACGATGGGGGGGTTCAGGCAACGCTACCAGAACGGATTCGACGGACAGGGACTGTGGGTGGAGGTGGAGGTCGAGCGCGAGCTGGGCTTCCGCTCCAAGCGCGACATCGAGGTCTACGGAATCGCGCCGTTCGTCGAGCAGTGCAAGGCGCGCGTGCACCGCTTCGCCGATCTGATCACCCAGCAGTCCCTGCGGCTGGGCTACTGGATGGACTGGGACCACTCCTACCACACGCTGTCGGACGACAACAACTACACGATCTGGCACTTCCTGAAGAAGTGCTGGGAGCGCGGGATGATCCACAAGGGCCACGACGTGATGCCCTGGTGCCCGCGCTGCAGTACCGGTATCTCTGAACACGAGATCGTGACGGAAGGATACCGTGAGCTGACGCATCCGGGGATGACGGTGAGACTCCCGCTGGTTGACGAGCCCGGACGGTCGCTACTGGTGTGGACCACGACGCCCTGGACGCTCACCAGCAACGTCGCCGCCGCGGTTCATCCAGACCTGACCTACGCGCGCGTCAGGCAGGGGGACGAGGAGTATTACGTCTGCGAGGGCGCGCTGGGCACCCTTGCAGGTCCGTACGAAACGGTCGAGACGCTGCCGGGGGCCGCCCTGGTGGGCCGGCGCTACCGCGGCCCGTTCGACGATCTACCGGCGCAGGCCGGGGTGGAGCATCGGGTGATCGCCTGGCGCGAGGTCAGTGCCGAGGAAGGCACCGGCATCGTCCACATCGCGCCGGGATGCGGCGCCGAGGACTTCGCCCTGGGGAAGGAAAACGGCTTGCCGGTCCTGGCTCCGCTGGACGAGTTCGGGGTGTTCGAAGGGCCCTACGGCTGGTTGGAGGGACAATCTGTCTACGAGGTCACCGAACCGATCGAGGCCCACCTGCGCGCGGGCGGCCTGCTCTACCGCGTCGAGCCCTACACCCACCGGTATCCGGTGTGCTGGCGCTGCGGGAGCGAGCTGGTATTCCGCCTGGTGGATGAGTGGTTCATCGCCATGGACCCCGTGCGCGAGGCCATGATGGACGTGACCCGGCAGATCCGCTGGATCCCTTCCTTCGGGTTGGACCGCGAGATTGACTGGCTGCGCAACATGCACGACTGGATGATCAGCAAAAAGCGCTATTACGGACTGGTCCTGCCGATCTACGAATGTGGGGACTGCGGCAAGTTCGAGGTCATCGGCTCGCGCGAAGAGCTGCGCGCGCGGGCCGTGGAGGGGTGGGAGTCGTTCGAGGGCCGCTCCCCACACCGGCCCTGGGTGGACGCGGTGCGGATCGCATGCGCCTCCTGCGGGGCGACCGTCTCCCGCATCACGGACGTGGGCAATCCGTGGCTGGATGCCGGCATCGTGTCATTCTCAACGCTCACCGATCCCGACACCGGTGGGGTCTCCTACGTGGGCGGTCAGCGGTACTGGCGCGACTGGTTCCCGGCCCACTTCATCACCGAGGCGTTTCCAGGGCAGTACCGCAACTGGTTCTATTCGCTGCTCGTGATGAGCACCGTGCTCGAGAACCGGCCGCCCTTCGAGGTGTGCCTGGGCCATGCCATGGTCCGCGGCGAGGACGGCCGCGAGATGCACAAGTCGTGGGGCAACGCCATCGCGTTCGAGGAAGCCGCCGACCAGATCGGCGCCGACGTCGCACGGTGGGTATTTGCGGCGCAGAACCCTGCCGCGAACGTCAACTTTGGGTACGGGCCCGCCGGTGAGGTTCGCCGCCGGTTCGTCCTGCCCTGGTGGAACGTCTACGCCTTCTTCGTTACCTACGCTTCCCTGGAGACCCTCGACTTCACCGCGATGCTGGAGTCGCCTCCGCCTCCGGGCTTGCTCGATCGCTGGATACTCTCCCGGACGACACGTCTGGTGGCAACGTTGCGCGAGCGGCTGGACGATTTCGATACGGCGAGCGCTTGCCGCGCGGCGGAGGCGTTCGTGGAGGAGCTGTCCACCTGGTATGTCCGCCGCAGCCGCCGGCGGTTCTGGAAGAGCGAGGACGACGCGGACAAGCGCGCGGCTTACCACACGCTGTACGTGGTGTTGCGCACGCTGGCGCAGGTCCTGGCGCCGTTCGTTCCCTTCATTACCGAGGCCATGCACCAGAATCTCGTCCGCACCGTGGAGGCGGGCGCGCCCGAGAGCGTGCACCTGTGCGATTACCCCGAGCCCGATCCGGCCCTCCTGGACGCCGATCTGGAGGCCGCGATGGCCGTCGTGCGCGATCTCGTCAGTCTGGGGAGAGCAACGCGCGGCGCCGCGAAGATCCGCGTGCGTCAGCCGCTCTCCGCGGTCCTTATTGCCTCTCGCGACCGGAACCTGATTGAACGGCCAGAGCTGATCGAGCTGCTGGCGGATGAGCTCAACGTCAAGGCGGTCCGCTTCGTGGAAGATGCTTCGGCCTATGTGCGGCACGAGGTCAAGCCGCGGTTCGACCGGCTGGGCCCCAAGCACGGCGGTCGGGTGCAGGCGGTGGCCGCGGCCCTGCGGGCACTGCCGCCGGAGGCCGCGGCCGCGGCGCTGGCCTCTGGCGCCGGCCTCACGCTCCAGGTGGAAGGCGAGCCCTTGGTCGTGGAGCCGGACGAGGTGGAGGTCAGATTGCACACGGCGCCAGGTTACGCGGCAGAGGCGGCCGGCGGCCAGGTCGTCATCCTCGAGACCGCCTTCGGTCCGGATCTGGCGCGGGAAGGCCAGGCGCGCGAGCTGGTGCACCACATCCAACAGCTCCGTAAGGAGGAAGGCCTGGAAGTCAGCGATCGAATCGTCCTGTACCTCGAAGGAGGTCCAGAACTCGAAGACCTGCTGGCCGCGCACGGGCAGTACGTCCGGGCCGAGACCCTCGCACAAGAGGTCGTACAAGCAGCGCCGGCGACAGTGCCTGCGCGGGAGGTCCGGCTGGACGGTCTCCGCGTCCGGATGGCGGTGGCGCGTTTCACATAG
- the mtnA gene encoding S-methyl-5-thioribose-1-phosphate isomerase, with the protein MFETVWLDDRVVRLVDQTLLPHDVQVVSCATPEEVAGAIRGLRVRGAPAIGMAAAYGVALAAARSATLPRADRLHAVEAAGAILTSARPTAVNLRWAVERMLAAAREAQEEDGNAFAALLRREADSIAEEDRAANRAIGQLGEALISPGERILTYCHTGGLATAGYGTAFGILRAAREAGKGIHVFACETRPVLQGARLTAWELLQHRIPSTLITDNAAGALMARGELDRVIVGADRIAANGDVANKIGTYTLAVLARAHALPFVVAAPVSTVDLACPDGAAIPIEERAAAEVTHVAGSRIAPEGVEVRNPAFDVTPHDLVTAIVTEAGVATPPFDRSLAALAGRVRGSG; encoded by the coding sequence ATGTTTGAGACCGTATGGCTGGACGACCGCGTTGTGCGTCTGGTGGACCAGACGCTGCTGCCGCACGACGTGCAGGTGGTCTCCTGCGCCACGCCCGAAGAGGTGGCCGGCGCGATCCGGGGTCTCCGCGTGCGTGGAGCGCCGGCGATCGGTATGGCGGCTGCATACGGCGTCGCCCTGGCCGCCGCCCGCTCCGCCACGCTCCCGCGCGCCGACCGTCTTCACGCGGTGGAGGCAGCAGGGGCGATCTTGACCTCGGCCCGCCCCACGGCCGTCAACCTGCGCTGGGCAGTGGAGCGGATGCTCGCGGCGGCGCGGGAGGCGCAAGAGGAGGACGGTAATGCCTTCGCGGCACTGCTGCGCCGCGAGGCCGATTCGATTGCCGAGGAAGACCGCGCCGCCAACAGGGCGATAGGCCAGCTGGGCGAGGCGCTGATCAGCCCGGGCGAGCGCATCCTGACCTACTGCCACACCGGCGGGCTGGCGACCGCAGGGTACGGGACGGCCTTCGGCATCCTGCGGGCGGCACGCGAGGCCGGCAAGGGGATACACGTGTTCGCGTGCGAGACGCGCCCGGTGCTGCAGGGTGCCCGCCTGACCGCCTGGGAACTGCTGCAACACCGCATCCCCTCCACGCTGATTACCGACAACGCGGCCGGCGCGTTGATGGCCCGCGGCGAGTTGGACCGGGTAATCGTGGGCGCGGACAGGATCGCGGCCAACGGCGACGTCGCCAACAAGATCGGGACCTACACGCTGGCAGTGCTGGCGCGGGCCCACGCCCTGCCGTTTGTCGTGGCCGCGCCCGTCTCGACCGTGGACCTGGCCTGCCCGGACGGCGCCGCGATTCCCATCGAGGAGCGCGCCGCCGCCGAGGTCACCCACGTCGCGGGATCCCGAATCGCACCTGAGGGCGTCGAGGTCCGGAACCCGGCCTTCGATGTAACCCCCCACGACCTGGTCACCGCGATCGTCACCGAGGCCGGCGTGGCGACTCCACCGTTCGACCGCAGCCTGGCCGCGCTTGCCGGCAGGGTCAGGGGAAGCGGATGA
- a CDS encoding cell division protein SepF, with protein sequence MSAMQRFWSFLGFAEEDAAAAPGEDGETKPRRAPVLSLHANRQMEIVVLEPRSLDDALAAAECLKARRPVIVNLQDAERELARRIVDFVCGVAYAVDGQMQRVGEEIFLFAPNTVTVTAESARDEPRALFPMT encoded by the coding sequence GTGAGTGCGATGCAGAGGTTCTGGTCGTTCCTGGGCTTTGCCGAGGAGGACGCGGCCGCCGCACCGGGCGAGGACGGGGAGACGAAGCCCCGCCGCGCGCCCGTGCTGAGCCTGCACGCGAACCGGCAGATGGAGATTGTCGTGCTGGAACCGCGTAGTCTCGACGATGCCCTGGCCGCGGCGGAGTGCCTGAAGGCCCGCCGGCCGGTCATCGTCAATCTCCAGGATGCCGAGCGCGAACTCGCCAGGCGGATAGTGGACTTCGTCTGCGGTGTTGCCTATGCCGTGGACGGGCAGATGCAGCGCGTGGGCGAGGAGATCTTCCTGTTTGCTCCCAACACCGTTACGGTTACGGCCGAGAGTGCGCGCGACGAGCCGCGCGCCCTCTTTCCCATGACTTGA
- the phnE gene encoding phosphonate ABC transporter, permease protein PhnE produces MGSNTETRTPRAPEVPRPGAGALRVILWLIFVGVIYAYGWQVTQINLGELGRKAYLITPLLTDLIRPDLIERRPRVQVANTGIGLDGAAAPAPLETRGPGRITISPTQAAIGARVTVSGEGFAPSRPVDVIWFDQSGVKVHLTKASTDASGRFQATVTVPNVIGAAHHIMAQVGLEGTTLGPSNALRLTLFRMVETVFLALMGTTLGVVLAVPLSFLGAKNLMARNPIGTFVYYMIRTVFNIARSIEPLILATVFAVWVGIGPFAGVLALGIHSIASLGKLYSEQIESIDPGPIEAITATGASMLQVVRYAVVPQIVPPFIAFTIYRWDINVRMSTVIGFVGGGGLGFLLMQYINLLQWKQAATAVWAITLVVAAMDYLSAVVREKVV; encoded by the coding sequence ATGGGATCCAACACCGAGACACGGACCCCGCGCGCGCCGGAGGTCCCGCGGCCGGGTGCCGGGGCCCTGCGTGTCATCCTGTGGTTGATCTTCGTGGGCGTGATCTACGCCTACGGCTGGCAGGTCACCCAGATCAACCTGGGCGAGCTCGGACGCAAGGCCTACCTGATCACGCCGCTGCTCACCGACCTGATCCGTCCCGACCTGATTGAACGCCGGCCCCGCGTGCAGGTAGCGAACACCGGCATCGGCCTGGACGGCGCCGCGGCCCCGGCTCCTTTGGAGACCCGCGGTCCCGGTCGCATCACCATTAGTCCCACGCAGGCGGCGATCGGCGCTCGCGTGACCGTCTCAGGCGAGGGCTTTGCGCCGTCGCGCCCGGTTGACGTGATCTGGTTCGACCAATCCGGCGTGAAGGTGCATCTCACCAAGGCGAGCACCGATGCCTCGGGCCGGTTCCAGGCGACCGTAACGGTGCCCAACGTCATAGGCGCGGCGCACCACATCATGGCCCAGGTCGGCCTGGAAGGCACGACGCTGGGACCCAGCAACGCGCTGCGCCTGACCCTGTTCCGGATGGTTGAGACCGTGTTTCTGGCGCTTATGGGCACCACTTTGGGCGTGGTCCTCGCCGTGCCGCTGTCGTTCCTGGGCGCCAAGAACTTGATGGCACGCAACCCCATCGGGACCTTCGTCTACTATATGATCCGAACCGTCTTCAACATCGCCCGCTCCATCGAGCCCCTGATCCTGGCGACGGTGTTCGCCGTGTGGGTCGGCATCGGCCCGTTCGCCGGGGTACTGGCGTTGGGCATTCACTCGATCGCCTCGCTGGGCAAGCTGTACTCGGAGCAGATCGAGTCCATAGACCCCGGGCCGATCGAGGCGATCACCGCGACCGGCGCCTCGATGCTGCAGGTCGTGCGCTACGCGGTCGTGCCCCAGATCGTGCCGCCCTTCATCGCGTTCACGATCTATCGGTGGGACATCAACGTGCGCATGTCCACGGTGATCGGGTTCGTGGGCGGCGGCGGGCTCGGCTTCCTGCTGATGCAGTACATCAACCTGCTGCAGTGGAAGCAGGCGGCCACAGCGGTTTGGGCGATCACGCTCGTGGTCGCCGCGATGGACTACCTCAGCGCCGTGGTGCGCGAGAAGGTCGTCTAG
- a CDS encoding phosphate/phosphite/phosphonate ABC transporter substrate-binding protein, whose protein sequence is MKITVRFLTVVLIMAVALGTGVWSPQPAAGQTSLVVAFMPSVDAGRVLATGSTLARMLEVATGYRIRAEVPTSYAAVIEAMCAGRVDIALFATFAYVLANRRCGAEARLVSLRQNKPFYVAQILYRADLNAKTLADLRGKKFAFVDPASASGYLFPAALLKKNGIDPDRFFSQVLFAGGHDKVVLAIYTGSVDAGATFGDPDNLVFEARERVVAQYPDVRDKVKVLMYTDPIPNDTVSFRRDLPDEVKEKATKALFRIAATAPGRETIFALYQHEGYADLAALQTAHKMPKLKSMDDLFQSVRDAAKLLGLDLEQMVRPR, encoded by the coding sequence GTGAAGATAACCGTGCGATTCCTGACCGTTGTTCTCATCATGGCAGTGGCATTGGGTACGGGAGTCTGGTCCCCGCAGCCCGCCGCCGGCCAGACCAGTCTCGTGGTTGCGTTCATGCCCTCGGTGGACGCGGGCCGGGTGCTGGCCACGGGCAGCACGCTGGCCAGGATGCTGGAGGTGGCCACGGGCTACCGGATCCGGGCCGAGGTTCCGACCAGCTACGCCGCGGTGATCGAGGCGATGTGCGCGGGAAGGGTGGACATCGCGCTCTTCGCGACGTTTGCCTATGTCCTGGCCAACCGTCGGTGCGGAGCAGAGGCCCGTCTGGTCAGCCTCCGGCAGAACAAGCCGTTCTACGTCGCGCAGATCCTCTATCGCGCCGACCTCAACGCCAAGACGCTGGCCGATCTGCGCGGCAAGAAGTTTGCCTTCGTTGACCCGGCGTCGGCGTCCGGCTACCTTTTCCCAGCCGCCCTTCTCAAGAAGAACGGGATAGACCCGGACCGGTTCTTCAGCCAGGTTCTCTTCGCCGGCGGGCACGACAAGGTGGTGCTGGCGATCTACACCGGATCCGTGGATGCCGGCGCCACGTTTGGGGATCCTGACAACCTGGTTTTCGAGGCCCGCGAGCGCGTGGTCGCGCAGTACCCGGACGTACGGGACAAGGTCAAGGTCCTGATGTACACGGACCCGATTCCCAACGACACGGTCTCGTTCCGCCGCGACCTCCCGGATGAGGTCAAGGAGAAGGCCACGAAGGCGCTGTTCCGCATCGCGGCCACCGCGCCCGGTCGGGAAACGATCTTCGCCCTCTACCAGCACGAGGGGTACGCCGATCTGGCCGCGCTCCAGACCGCCCACAAGATGCCGAAACTGAAGTCCATGGACGACCTGTTCCAGTCGGTGAGGGATGCGGCAAAGCTCCTTGGTCTCGATCTGGAGCAGATGGTACGGCCCAGGTAG
- the phnC gene encoding phosphonate ABC transporter ATP-binding protein has translation MRGAAVRIENLTKIYPDGTRALDGVSFSVAPGEFLIIIGLSGSGKSTLMRCINRLVEPTSGKIFVDDVEVTALRPDELRRMRRQIGMIFQQFNLVKRSPVITNVLSGRLGYVPPAWSFYNYFPRDLREQAVAHLTTVGIPEKAHTRADQLSGGQQQRVGIARALMQDPKLILADEPVASLDPATSHSVLRYVEELNRRDGITVMCSLHFLSLARRYGTRLIALKAGEIAFEGLPADIDEQRFKEIFGEEAVEVEIA, from the coding sequence ATGCGTGGAGCAGCGGTGAGGATCGAGAACCTCACAAAGATCTACCCAGACGGAACGCGGGCGCTAGACGGGGTGAGCTTCTCGGTAGCTCCCGGCGAGTTTCTCATCATCATAGGGCTCTCCGGGTCCGGAAAGTCCACGCTGATGCGTTGCATCAACCGGCTCGTGGAGCCGACCTCGGGCAAGATCTTCGTTGACGATGTCGAGGTAACGGCTCTGCGTCCAGACGAGCTGCGCCGCATGCGCCGCCAGATCGGGATGATCTTCCAGCAGTTCAACCTGGTCAAGCGTTCCCCGGTCATCACCAACGTGCTGTCCGGACGGCTCGGGTACGTGCCGCCGGCGTGGTCTTTCTACAACTACTTCCCGCGCGACCTGCGCGAGCAGGCGGTCGCACACCTCACCACGGTCGGCATTCCTGAGAAGGCCCACACGCGGGCCGATCAGCTCTCTGGCGGCCAGCAGCAGCGGGTAGGGATAGCCCGGGCGCTGATGCAGGACCCGAAACTGATCCTGGCCGATGAACCGGTGGCCAGCCTGGATCCGGCGACCTCGCACTCGGTGCTGAGGTACGTGGAGGAGCTCAACCGCAGGGACGGCATTACCGTGATGTGCAGCCTGCACTTCCTGAGTCTGGCGCGGCGCTACGGCACGCGGCTGATAGCCCTCAAGGCCGGCGAGATAGCCTTCGAGGGACTGCCGGCGGATATTGACGAGCAGCGCTTCAAGGAGATCTTCGGGGAAGAGGCGGTAGAGGTCGAGATAGCGTAG
- a CDS encoding glycosyltransferase family 2 protein — MMRMRPATVRHLVLASLAAGWIALVAASITYRDALWFRYYVVDLVWLQYLFLVLAIFGGAVLLLGVATRRPSPGRWPVAPMVSIIIPAKNEVCVIEGSVRSACAQSYDGEIEVIVVDDHSTDGTLELLEGLQTELPVKVVQTVPGSIGKAAALQVGIAQSRGALLAVFDSDARLGPDVVAQMVPHLADPGTGAVQGRRLVHNPGRNWLTRVQADEYRVFQTLLQRARQAVGAFVCLAGNGLIVKREALEDVGGWNEEALTEDIDLSVRLALRGWEIRYCYEAQVWEEGVVALRDLIRQRERWFEGALLCLGDYLPQILFGRVPLLRRVDMLFFLSGALLSALAVLTGYIYAMIGLAYEAVVYLQLPRAVMAAASGLLTVGMLAAITAEVGFSPWRLAGVLVRWTLFSFHTMVIVPLAIRRYIYGALTGARDWRKTSHEGARSQPYDSRA; from the coding sequence ATGATGCGCATGCGGCCAGCTACGGTTCGGCACCTGGTGCTCGCCAGCCTGGCCGCGGGCTGGATCGCCCTGGTGGCAGCGAGCATCACCTACCGGGACGCCCTCTGGTTCCGCTACTACGTTGTGGACCTTGTCTGGCTGCAGTACCTGTTCCTGGTGCTGGCCATCTTCGGGGGTGCAGTGCTGCTGCTCGGCGTGGCAACCCGCCGCCCCTCGCCCGGCCGGTGGCCGGTTGCACCGATGGTGAGCATCATCATCCCGGCCAAGAACGAGGTCTGCGTCATCGAGGGCTCGGTGCGCTCCGCCTGCGCACAGTCCTACGACGGCGAGATCGAGGTGATCGTCGTGGACGATCACTCCACCGACGGCACCCTCGAGTTGCTCGAAGGGCTCCAGACCGAGCTACCCGTGAAGGTGGTGCAGACCGTGCCGGGTAGCATCGGCAAGGCCGCGGCGCTGCAGGTTGGGATTGCCCAGAGCCGGGGCGCGCTCCTGGCGGTCTTTGATTCCGACGCGCGGCTGGGCCCGGACGTGGTCGCGCAGATGGTCCCACACCTGGCCGATCCGGGCACGGGCGCGGTGCAGGGCCGCCGGCTTGTGCACAACCCCGGCCGCAACTGGCTGACGCGCGTGCAGGCCGACGAGTACCGCGTGTTCCAAACGCTGCTGCAGCGGGCGCGACAGGCCGTGGGCGCCTTCGTCTGTCTGGCCGGCAACGGCCTGATCGTGAAGCGCGAGGCCCTGGAGGATGTGGGCGGCTGGAACGAGGAGGCCCTGACCGAGGACATTGACCTCAGCGTGCGGCTGGCGCTGCGCGGGTGGGAGATCCGGTACTGCTACGAGGCACAGGTGTGGGAGGAGGGGGTCGTCGCGCTGCGTGACCTGATACGGCAGCGTGAGCGGTGGTTCGAAGGCGCCCTGCTCTGTCTGGGCGACTACCTGCCACAGATTCTCTTCGGCCGGGTCCCGCTGCTGCGGCGGGTGGACATGCTGTTCTTCCTATCGGGGGCCCTGCTGAGCGCGCTGGCGGTCCTCACGGGATACATCTACGCCATGATCGGCCTGGCGTACGAGGCGGTTGTCTACCTCCAACTCCCTCGTGCGGTCATGGCGGCCGCCTCAGGCCTGCTGACGGTCGGCATGCTCGCCGCGATCACCGCCGAGGTAGGGTTCTCGCCGTGGCGGCTGGCCGGCGTCCTGGTGCGGTGGACCCTGTTTTCGTTCCACACGATGGTGATCGTGCCGCTGGCCATCCGCCGGTACATCTACGGCGCGCTGACGGGCGCTCGGGACTGGCGCAAGACCAGCCACGAGGGCGCGCGCTCGCAGCCCTACGACAGCCGGGCGTAG
- a CDS encoding YggS family pyridoxal phosphate-dependent enzyme, whose amino-acid sequence MTGIEERYRAVVERIARAAERAGRDPASVTLIGVTKGVGAARVREAVAAGLGDLGENRVQEAVPKIEAVGPGPRWHLVGHLQRNKARLAVGWFQVIHSLDGLRIAEAVDRAAGEAGRRIRVLVEVNVAGEVTKHGLAPGAAVDLVGRLRSCRSLDPIGLMTVAPLASDPETVRPVFRELRALRDSLRAGVAGEGFCHLSMGMSGDFEVAIEEGATMVRIGRALFGDR is encoded by the coding sequence GTGACTGGCATTGAGGAACGGTACAGGGCGGTCGTGGAACGCATCGCCCGCGCCGCCGAACGGGCCGGTCGTGACCCGGCCTCGGTGACGCTGATAGGAGTGACGAAAGGCGTCGGCGCTGCGCGGGTGCGCGAGGCCGTAGCCGCAGGGCTGGGGGATCTGGGCGAGAACAGGGTCCAGGAGGCAGTTCCCAAGATCGAGGCGGTCGGTCCAGGCCCTCGCTGGCACCTGGTCGGACACCTGCAGCGGAACAAGGCGAGGCTGGCCGTGGGGTGGTTTCAGGTGATCCACTCCCTCGACGGCCTTCGGATCGCGGAGGCAGTGGATCGGGCAGCGGGTGAGGCCGGCCGGCGGATCCGGGTCCTTGTAGAGGTGAACGTCGCCGGCGAGGTCACGAAGCACGGACTCGCTCCTGGTGCGGCGGTGGATCTGGTAGGGCGGCTGCGCTCGTGCAGGTCCCTCGACCCGATCGGCCTGATGACGGTGGCGCCGCTTGCCAGCGACCCGGAGACAGTCAGGCCGGTCTTTCGGGAGTTACGGGCGCTTCGGGATAGCCTGCGGGCCGGGGTTGCCGGCGAGGGATTCTGCCATCTTTCGATGGGCATGTCGGGCGACTTCGAGGTGGCGATCGAGGAAGGCGCGACAATGGTACGCATCGGGCGCGCCCTGTTCGGCGATCGGTAG